In Pirellula sp. SH-Sr6A, the DNA window GTGAAGGTGGATTCGGGCACCGTTCTTGTTCAATTGAGAGATTAATAGCCTGCGGTTGCTCATGTTTGACCCGCATGGTGGTATCGATCGCCACCACATTTCGACATTATCTGTTTGGCAAATAACGATAGCGATTGGGAGATAACCAAAGTGATTACGGAAGACCATGTTCGCGAGCAGCTCAAACAAGTCATTGACCCTGAGCTTTTCGTCAATATCGTCGATTTGGGTCTGATCTATGTGGTGGATATTCAGCCTGCAGACGAGGGGAAGTTCAATGTCAACGTCGAAATGACGATGACGAGCCCCATGTGCCCGGCCGGTCCTCAGTTGGTTGCCAACAGCCGTCAAGTTATAGAAGCGATTGAAGGGGTGGGAGCCGTCGATATCAAGGTGGTCATGGACCCACCCTGGACCCCAGATCGTATGACTGAAGACGCTCGCGATCAGCTTGGTATTT includes these proteins:
- a CDS encoding metal-sulfur cluster assembly factor produces the protein MANNDSDWEITKVITEDHVREQLKQVIDPELFVNIVDLGLIYVVDIQPADEGKFNVNVEMTMTSPMCPAGPQLVANSRQVIEAIEGVGAVDIKVVMDPPWTPDRMTEDARDQLGIF